Part of the Prevotella communis genome is shown below.
AAAATAAATAATAATTCCGAATTCACAAAACAATTTATCCAAGAAAAATCGAGTCTATCATATCTTTTTCTGCTTGAAAAGCATCATTTTCGTAATCTTTTGTATATTTGCAGCGAGATTAAAAACATAACAACACCAAACTTGTACACGAGGACTTCGACATTTATTCCTATCCATTCGTACTGATGGGCTGGAATTTGGGAGCCGACGTTCGTCCGCACGCATACACAAAGGACGAATGGTTCAACGGACCTCATGCTATGTTTTATTACAACGTAGAAGAAGATAAGGAGGTGCTTTATGAGTCTTAGTGAAAAAAGCTCCAGCACCTACGCGATTACTTATTGAGAAGATCAAGCAGTATATCGCGAATAAATAATAATGAAGCTGACAGGTACCAGTCCCCAGGCGTCCTGTCAGGGCGATAATCAACCGCTGGGCGCCGCCTAATGAGAACAATACGAAGCGGTACATTGAGAATGTATGCAGGTTCACGGGCATCGGAGCTGACGAGCCCCTGGGCATCCCCTCGGATAAGCCATCCCGCTGGATGAAGTTGGGTGCCGCGATGTGCGTCCAGGAATGCGGTGCAGAAGGACTGGATTGGATTGCCTTGCTCGACGGCTGGGCCTTGGCGAGAGAGTAGGGACAACGCCTCAACGAGGAGGGAAATCCTCCTTGTTGGGGCGATTACTGTTTATACTTCCCTCATCCACCACTGGTTGGCATAAACTTCCAGGAATTCTGATTCTGTATACCATGTGTAGTCAAACCAATTTGTGGAATCCCCAAACTTTTGACGCTTTGATGAATACTCGAGCCAATGTGTGGAACGCAACATACCACCAAGATAATGGCAATATTGCTGTTCCGTATCCGCCTCTCTTATCAATGCCTCGAGCATCTCTTCTGTCTTAACCCATTTCTTTTCCATCTTTTTTGCTGCGAAGGTAAGAGATCAAAAGGAGAGCAGCAAAGATTTTTGATCAATTTTGATCTATTTTGTTAAGTTTTGATCTAATCGCAAAAATCTCCTGTATTTGTGGTAATTTTGTGCCTCGTATGAAGAAGTTCAGCATAGAAGTATTGGAGGTGCTAAGCCGTATCGTGGAAGTGGAGGCCTCAGACGAAGAGGACGCCATCAAACAGGTGAGGCAAAAGTATCGAAAATGCGAGATTGTGCTGGATGATTCTGACTACAAAGAAACAGAATTCAGCGTGAAAGATGAAAAATCATAGTAAGTGCTGATAGTTTTCAAAAGAAAATGACTATCTTTGCACCGCTTTTGATACTCATCATGAGCGCAAAATGACATCGTGGAAATTAGATAGCAGTATCTAGATTCGAAGAGACCTCAGACATAAAAAGTCCACCAAACATTTTATACAGAGGGGCTCGGGGAATGCGGATACGCCTATTCTGTATAGGCGTACCCCTTCCTTTCCTTCTCTCTGTATGGGCTTCTGTGGTGGACTGCCTTTGTCTGGAGTTGGAAAACGAAGGTGGTGCGCTTTCTTTTTGTCCACGCCCAAAACGGCAAAAAGAACGATGAGTACAGAAGCAAAGCCTTTCTTGAAATGGGCTGGAGGCAAAGGACAACTTTTATCACAACTTGACGAACATCTGCCTGGTGAATTGCAAGGGCAGGCGTTTACTTATATTGAGCCATTCGTGGGTGGTGGAGCAATGCTATTTCACATGCTTCGCAAGTTTCCCAATATCACCCATGCAGTTATCAACGACATCAATCCGCATCTGGTTACGGCTTATCGCGTCATCAAGCAGCAGCCGGAAGAATTGATACGCCGGCTCTCTGCTTTGGAGCAGGAATACTTCTCGCAGTCTGATGAAGAGGCAAAGAAGGACTATTTCCTTAACGTGAGGAATATCTTCAATGAAACGGTACTGGATGATGTTGAACGCACAAAGTATCTGATGTTCCTGAATCGCACCTGTTTTAATGGTTTGTATCGTGTCAACAGCAAAGGCAAGTTCAACGTGCCCTTTGGTCGCAATTCTCATCCTACAATCTGCAACGTTGATACTATTCTGGCTGACAGTGAGGTATTGAATCGCGCTGATGTGACGATACTGAATGGCGACTTTGAACGGACTGCCGATGAAATGCAAGAAGGACCTGTCTTCTTCTATTTTGACCCTCCATATCGTCCGCTGAATGCCACCTCCAGCTTCAACTCTTATGCCAAAGAGGAGTTCAACGACGATGAGCAGATTCGCCTGCGTGATTTCTGCTCTCACCTCAATGAGCAGCCCAATGTTAGGTGGATGCTCAGCAATTCCGATTGTTCTGCCAAGAATCCTGAGGACACTTTCTTTGAGGACATCTATGCTCCTTTCCACATACATCGCGTCTATGCCTCTCGTGCCATTAATGCGAACCCAGAGAAGCGTGGTAAACTAACCGAACTATTGATCAAGAACTATGAATAAGGATTTTGATTTGTTTATGTCTCAACTTTATGAGACAAATGCGACCCTTGATTTCTATTGTGATTTTGAAAAGATTCAGCAGAATGTAGATGAGATTTCAATAAGTCTGAATACGCTCAATTATCTCATAGGAAAAGAAGACCTTCGGACTGCAGTAAAATTATTATGGGACAGAGACCCTCGAGTTTTTCAGGTATTAGACATTCTAATTGCCACTAGACGAAAAGACGACAAGATGTATCTATTGCCTGATAAAACAGCTCGCCCAATAAAAGATTTATATTTGTCTGTAGAAGGTGTTATGGAATTTTTAGATGGAACAGGCTTAGCACAAGTTTTTAAAAGCAGGGAAATAAAGAATCTTGTTGACTATGTATTTGGTGTAGAGACTGGACTTGATTCTAATGCTAGAAAGAATCGGAGTGGACATGTTATGGAGAATTGGGTGCATGACATTTTTACAAAGAATGGGATTCCTTGCCAAGCTGAAGTTCCATGCAAAAAGATCCCAGACGTTAAAAACGTACTTGGAGAAGATATTAAACGTTTTGACTTTGTGATACGAACCCAAAAACAGACATATTTGATAGAGGTGAACTTTTATTCAGGTGGTGGTTCTAAACCAACTGAGACTGCAAGGTCGTATACCAAATTATCCCCCAATATTAATTCAATCAAAGGTTACAAGTTCGTATGGATTACGGATGGTATAGGATGGCATGGAGTTGGTGCGTTTAAGGAAGCATATGAAAAGATACCATATGTTTATAATCTAACTACTATCAAAGAATTTACAGATTTAGTACGCTCGGAATTGTGATAATACCTTACTATAAATCTCCCAACCACGATTTCAACCTGCTTCATGGCGATACGTTTGAGTTGCTGCCGCAGTTCAACTTCAAGTTCGACATGATATTTGCCGACCCTCCATATTTCCTGTCGAGTGGCGGCATCAGCGTGCAGAACGGCAAGGTGGTTTGTGTGGATAAAGGTGACTGGGACAAAAGTATGTCGCAGGAGGAGATTGATGCCTTTAACATGAAGTGGCTGGCGTTGTGCAGGGAGAAACTGAAGGACAATGGCACCATCTGGATTTCCGGCACATACCACAATATCTTTTCTGTGGCCAACTGTCTGACGAAACTTGGCTACAAGATTCTCAATGTCATCACATGGGCTAAGACTAATCCGCCGCCTAATGTCTCTTGCCGCTACTTCACGTATTCAACGGAGTTTGTTATCTGGGCACGTAAGAAAGCGAAGGTGGCACATTATTATAATTATGAGTTGATGAAGCACATTAATGACAATAGACAGATGACAGATGTGTGGCGCCTACCTGCTATTGCGCCCTGGGAGAAGTCGTGCACGAAGCATCCTACGCAGAAGCCTCTGGGGCTGCTGAGTCGTATCATCATGGCTTCCACAGAGCCTGGTGCATGGATTCTCGACCCGTTTGCAGGCTCGTCAACAACGGGTATTGCAGCAAATCTGCTGGGGCGTCGTTATCTGGGCATAGAAAAGGAAGATGTGTTCGCAGGCATCAGCAGGGCTCGTCGTGAAGAGATTGAGAATCCCAAGACGTTTGCCACTTTCAAGAAAAAGATTCCTGACATCGTCAAGGCCGAATCCCTTCAGCCAGACTGCTTCATTTGTCATGATGAGATAGAAGACAGACTCCCTTTCTTGGACTAGAATATAAAAAAATATTATCCGTATAGTTGGACTATGCGGATTTTTTTATATCTTTGCAGAATATTATTACTAAAGATCTTATTACAAAAGATACGTTAATCCGAGTAACAGAAAGATTATTATAATAGATACTCGACAATGATAGAATATAAATATTTAAATGGGTTGAAGGTCGCTGATGCACAGTATTTCAAGCTTCTAGATACTGCCGTAGAGGATGTCTGGGGGAAGAAAGAATTGGGTAGGAAACCGGAAATTAGAGTGATCGATAACTACGATTATATAGTAAGCCATCCAGATTCAGATGCAACAGATGAAATAGAATTCTATCTTATTTTTCCAACGACTGAACTTTACGTAAATGAGCTCATTTGTTTAGCTGAGATAATAGAATTTAGTGTAGAATTCATGTCTGTTCTTACATCCAAGAACGGTAAACTGATTGTGGCATGGAAGGAAAAGGTGATATATCAAGACCTAGTTGAAAAGAAACACGTAGATACAAGTGAATTGGTAAGTGTTGGAAATAAGTTTATTCAAGAAGTAAAATCGCTAAAGAATAATGGGGAACCAGTAAATCTAAAGGGTATCCGGGAAATACTTAACTGCTTAAAACTCGACTTCGGATGGTACTTGGGTCTAAGATTTGCCGAAATAAAAGATTTTGGCGATAAGTCTTGGTTCTATTGTCATCAAGGTGATGACACTTATTGTGAAGACTATTTGAAGACAGTTAAATCTGGAAATTATATGACCCCTTTTTGGAAGTATTATGATTTTGCCCCAATTTATGATATTTATAAACATATGATAGTGAAATGGTCAGAGATGGGTGTTTGGCAAGCTTATCTCTTGAGTAAGGCGACGGCTTTACTCCCATTTGTGTGGCATGGAGGTTATGGCAGAAAGACCCTTTTGTTCTGTAAGGAAGATAAAGCGAAAATTCCTCCATTATTCAAGCGGATAGATATTCCTGATGTGGAAGATGACCTTAGTCCAAAAGTAAGGATAGAAGGTAATGTAGCCACGGTAAGTTGCTGTTTCTGGAATGACTGGAGAGGTCTTTACAGAGAAACTGAGAAGATAACTTTAAATGATACAAGACTAGAGTTTGACGGAAACTCTAAAATAGATGTATTATTTAAATATGAATGTGGGGTAAGATATTGATAAAGAACATTAGTGACAGGTCTATATCTCGGCTGATATAAGATGACATGCCCCTGGCAACTTGATAATGAAGAAATAATGAAATGTCTTGCATGTTTCCTTAAAAACTCTTATATTTGCAGCATGAAAGTAACTCAGGAAGAACAAGTAATTGAAGTGCTTCGTAATGAAGGTGGTTACGCCACATTACGAAAGCTTAATGGTCTTATTGACTTTTCATCCTGGGCTACAAAGACACCTGAGGCTTCTGTAAGACGAATTGTTCAGAATAGTAAACGTATTTTTAGAATACGACCAGGACTGTGGGCATTAGAGGAAATGCGCAATGATGTATTGAATCAATTAAGTATTAATCCTGAGGATAAGAAAAGTGAGGATTTGTTTACTCATGGATATTATCAAGGATTGCTTGTCGAAATCGGAAAGTATCGTCATCAAAGAACTTATGTACCTGCTCAAGATCAAAACAGAGTTTTTATAGATAAAAAACTCGGAGAGATTACAGATACTACTATATT
Proteins encoded:
- a CDS encoding DpnD/PcfM family protein: MKKFSIEVLEVLSRIVEVEASDEEDAIKQVRQKYRKCEIVLDDSDYKETEFSVKDEKS
- a CDS encoding DNA adenine methylase is translated as MSTEAKPFLKWAGGKGQLLSQLDEHLPGELQGQAFTYIEPFVGGGAMLFHMLRKFPNITHAVINDINPHLVTAYRVIKQQPEELIRRLSALEQEYFSQSDEEAKKDYFLNVRNIFNETVLDDVERTKYLMFLNRTCFNGLYRVNSKGKFNVPFGRNSHPTICNVDTILADSEVLNRADVTILNGDFERTADEMQEGPVFFYFDPPYRPLNATSSFNSYAKEEFNDDEQIRLRDFCSHLNEQPNVRWMLSNSDCSAKNPEDTFFEDIYAPFHIHRVYASRAINANPEKRGKLTELLIKNYE
- a CDS encoding type II restriction endonuclease; this translates as MNKDFDLFMSQLYETNATLDFYCDFEKIQQNVDEISISLNTLNYLIGKEDLRTAVKLLWDRDPRVFQVLDILIATRRKDDKMYLLPDKTARPIKDLYLSVEGVMEFLDGTGLAQVFKSREIKNLVDYVFGVETGLDSNARKNRSGHVMENWVHDIFTKNGIPCQAEVPCKKIPDVKNVLGEDIKRFDFVIRTQKQTYLIEVNFYSGGGSKPTETARSYTKLSPNINSIKGYKFVWITDGIGWHGVGAFKEAYEKIPYVYNLTTIKEFTDLVRSEL
- a CDS encoding DNA-methyltransferase gives rise to the protein MIIPYYKSPNHDFNLLHGDTFELLPQFNFKFDMIFADPPYFLSSGGISVQNGKVVCVDKGDWDKSMSQEEIDAFNMKWLALCREKLKDNGTIWISGTYHNIFSVANCLTKLGYKILNVITWAKTNPPPNVSCRYFTYSTEFVIWARKKAKVAHYYNYELMKHINDNRQMTDVWRLPAIAPWEKSCTKHPTQKPLGLLSRIIMASTEPGAWILDPFAGSSTTGIAANLLGRRYLGIEKEDVFAGISRARREEIENPKTFATFKKKIPDIVKAESLQPDCFICHDEIEDRLPFLD